From Haloarcula hispanica ATCC 33960, the proteins below share one genomic window:
- a CDS encoding DUF7385 family protein yields the protein MDRLDVSGSFDVHEYRHGLKLLKDDRGTMTLSNRKGFACPACGNEFETLFVSEKRTNTFGDPGSPFCLVRTDDQLLVLTH from the coding sequence ATGGACCGGCTAGACGTCAGCGGGAGCTTCGACGTCCACGAGTACCGACACGGGCTCAAGCTGCTGAAAGACGACCGCGGGACGATGACGCTGTCAAACCGGAAGGGGTTCGCCTGTCCGGCCTGTGGCAACGAGTTCGAGACGCTCTTTGTCAGCGAAAAGCGGACGAACACTTTCGGAGACCCCGGGTCCCCCTTCTGTCTGGTTCGGACTGACGACCAGCTACTGGTCCTCACACATTGA
- a CDS encoding glutamyl-tRNA reductase, which yields MNQNTEPPVDVEEAIARIDSRGAKIQREQLERTLSQLQQDGELTADQQLAVEKLSERLVDRLLAVPRATLQDAARSADDERIETAISLFE from the coding sequence ATGAATCAGAACACGGAGCCGCCTGTCGACGTCGAAGAAGCGATCGCTCGTATCGACAGCCGTGGTGCGAAGATTCAGCGGGAGCAACTCGAACGGACGCTGTCACAGCTACAGCAGGACGGTGAACTGACGGCTGACCAGCAGCTTGCGGTCGAAAAACTGAGCGAACGGCTCGTCGACCGATTGCTCGCCGTCCCCCGGGCAACTCTACAGGACGCGGCGAGGAGTGCGGACGACGAGCGGATCGAAACCGCGATTTCCCTGTTCGAGTGA
- a CDS encoding FIST signal transduction protein — protein MSPQSGASTAVATGTSVATAGTRAGREATSAARDRLDADRVDFCQVFASSGFDPEAVLAGVNALVDDETAVVGCTAGGTFTEERTMDAGVAVTLVTSDSFRFDTALAAGLSENTRGAVRDAVRALPDDIEEPYQSAIVLHDGLSGVGEQLSLSVQRRLGPYVEFAGGAASDGLRMESTPVFCDESVVDDAVVIVLVSGEKRPIITVNHGHSPISEPWEVTEVSGNVVHELDGEPAFAVWKDAVRDHAVETTGVAVDDVPVGSTALRKLMVECLFGIDQGETYKIRWPRTAIEETGALQFAVDIPEGTVLRVMHGNKADQIASAEQAAADAVSLCDGPIAGAFVYDCACRQILFDDAFSATVDGITSTLSAPVAGFETYGELCMQAGQLSGFHNTTTVLFALPE, from the coding sequence ATGTCGCCCCAGTCAGGCGCGAGTACAGCGGTCGCAACGGGAACGTCAGTGGCGACCGCTGGGACGCGCGCTGGCCGAGAGGCGACCAGCGCTGCTCGGGACCGACTGGACGCCGATCGGGTGGACTTCTGTCAGGTGTTTGCCAGCTCCGGGTTCGACCCCGAAGCCGTTCTGGCGGGCGTGAATGCGCTCGTCGACGACGAGACAGCCGTTGTCGGCTGCACGGCTGGCGGAACGTTCACTGAGGAGCGAACGATGGACGCCGGCGTGGCCGTCACGCTCGTTACCAGTGATTCGTTCCGGTTCGATACGGCCCTTGCCGCCGGTCTCAGCGAGAACACCCGTGGGGCTGTCAGAGATGCTGTCCGAGCGCTTCCCGACGATATCGAGGAACCCTACCAGTCAGCGATCGTCCTCCACGACGGGCTGTCGGGCGTCGGTGAACAGTTGTCGCTGTCAGTCCAGCGACGGCTTGGCCCCTATGTCGAATTCGCAGGTGGGGCAGCGTCTGACGGTCTCCGGATGGAGTCGACACCAGTGTTTTGCGACGAGTCGGTTGTCGACGACGCAGTCGTTATCGTACTCGTCTCCGGCGAAAAGCGTCCGATCATTACCGTCAACCACGGCCACAGCCCCATCTCAGAACCGTGGGAGGTAACCGAGGTCTCCGGGAACGTGGTTCACGAACTCGACGGTGAACCAGCGTTTGCGGTATGGAAAGACGCTGTTCGAGACCACGCTGTGGAGACAACGGGGGTAGCCGTCGACGACGTCCCAGTCGGTTCGACGGCGCTCAGGAAGCTCATGGTCGAATGCCTGTTCGGTATCGACCAGGGTGAAACCTACAAGATCCGCTGGCCCCGGACTGCGATTGAAGAGACTGGCGCACTGCAGTTTGCCGTCGATATTCCGGAGGGAACTGTCCTCCGCGTAATGCATGGCAACAAAGCTGACCAGATCGCGTCCGCCGAACAGGCTGCTGCCGACGCTGTCTCGCTGTGTGACGGTCCCATCGCTGGCGCGTTCGTCTACGACTGCGCGTGTCGTCAGATTCTCTTCGACGACGCGTTTTCGGCGACTGTCGATGGTATCACATCGACCCTGTCGGCCCCAGTTGCTGGGTTTGAGACGTACGGAGAGCTGTGTATGCAGGCCGGACAACTCAGTGGCTTTCACAACACGACAACGGTGCTCTTTGCACTGCCGGAGTAA
- a CDS encoding DUF2249 domain-containing protein, with translation MPATTLDLRETPPPERHSKIHDSFEALSSGETLRIINDHEPKPLFYEMQAEVEAFDAANYRCEQDGPQKFVADLPKQ, from the coding sequence ATGCCAGCAACCACACTCGACCTGCGCGAGACGCCGCCGCCGGAGCGACACTCGAAGATACACGACTCCTTCGAGGCGCTGTCCTCAGGGGAGACGCTTCGGATTATCAACGATCACGAGCCAAAGCCGCTGTTCTACGAGATGCAAGCCGAGGTCGAGGCGTTCGACGCGGCGAATTATCGGTGCGAGCAGGACGGCCCACAGAAGTTCGTCGCCGACCTTCCGAAACAATGA
- a CDS encoding PGF-CTERM sorting domain-containing protein, which yields MNRIVPAIGLAALVVLSGCVTATVDSTVAGDGTVSEYDLTLDMSPSVYDGLQSQAQQEGYDSVEGYLLADVNTSRMANHTYEQELEGENVTLSMTFTDWNPGPESDVSVNASGGNVTYEDRTFVTANEDTDVAFGDGVAVEYQLTMPADVSSSNADIVRNETAVWEYEADESVEEPIRATSPAPSSAFGPGMGIPVAVVALLGAALLASRD from the coding sequence ATGAATCGGATTGTCCCTGCGATCGGTCTCGCTGCCCTCGTCGTCCTCTCCGGCTGTGTGACGGCGACGGTCGACTCGACAGTGGCCGGAGACGGCACAGTTTCGGAATACGACCTGACTCTCGACATGTCCCCGTCGGTGTACGACGGCCTCCAGAGCCAGGCCCAGCAAGAGGGCTATGACTCGGTTGAAGGATATCTCCTGGCCGACGTGAACACCAGTCGGATGGCGAATCACACGTACGAACAAGAGCTTGAGGGTGAGAACGTCACGCTCTCGATGACGTTCACGGACTGGAACCCCGGCCCGGAAAGCGACGTGTCGGTCAACGCTAGCGGGGGCAACGTCACGTACGAAGACCGGACGTTCGTCACTGCGAACGAGGATACCGACGTGGCCTTCGGCGATGGCGTCGCAGTCGAGTACCAGCTGACGATGCCCGCCGACGTCTCGTCCTCGAACGCTGATATCGTTCGGAACGAGACCGCTGTCTGGGAGTACGAGGCTGACGAATCGGTCGAGGAACCGATCCGCGCGACCAGCCCCGCACCGTCGTCGGCCTTCGGCCCCGGAATGGGGATTCCCGTCGCCGTCGTGGCGCTGCTCGGGGCCGCACTGCTGGCCAGTCGGGACTGA
- a CDS encoding C2H2-type zinc finger protein: MTDTATQSAAATGTAIDETYDVPADATAYTCSYCGRPFARESWLALHRGLAHPSELDDEEVEAFRAAHDEEEASLSAFRLQALGALVLIYFGFLMVYALV, translated from the coding sequence ATGACTGACACAGCAACCCAATCAGCGGCAGCGACAGGCACCGCCATCGACGAGACATACGACGTTCCGGCCGACGCCACAGCCTACACCTGTTCGTATTGCGGCCGGCCGTTCGCCCGCGAGTCCTGGCTCGCGCTCCACCGCGGCCTGGCCCACCCCAGCGAACTCGACGACGAGGAGGTCGAGGCCTTCCGGGCGGCCCACGACGAGGAGGAAGCGTCGCTTTCGGCGTTCCGACTGCAGGCGCTGGGCGCGCTCGTGCTCATCTACTTCGGCTTCCTGATGGTGTACGCGCTCGTCTAA
- a CDS encoding sensor histidine kinase encodes MNRTGLVSKFAETVGIEKASAIVDDAMADLGISGDTEIDDTDAQDICDIIQHNNEGYVALVASELRVQLAAQERFDALLGNIPNPAVVVEFEQREPYVKSINEAFADTFGYDQTDAVGTELRTLLAPPGANSEVIRTDWWEQTGQSEQEVRRTTASGEIRTYLFRSTIVTRDSSQLEGYGIYTDITERKRREQQLKHQNERLDEFVSIVSHDLRNPLNVASGRTHLLLGDIEDAAVREGLQEVAAAHERMARILDDTLTLARQGRVVGETTSVSIEAVAADAWQQVETGDATLTIETDATIEADAERLQQLFENLYRNAIEHAGAECTVVVSAPGTHENGFSIADDGPGISPDDRELVFEHGYSTNSDGTGFGLSIVQSIAEAHGWSVAVSESERGGARFDVRW; translated from the coding sequence ATGAATCGAACAGGACTCGTCTCAAAGTTCGCAGAAACGGTCGGCATCGAGAAGGCGTCGGCTATCGTCGACGACGCGATGGCTGACCTGGGTATCAGTGGCGACACGGAGATAGACGACACGGATGCACAGGATATCTGTGATATAATCCAGCACAACAACGAGGGATACGTCGCACTCGTCGCGAGTGAACTCCGCGTGCAGCTGGCGGCACAGGAACGGTTTGACGCGCTCCTGGGGAACATCCCAAACCCGGCTGTCGTCGTCGAGTTTGAGCAGCGAGAACCGTACGTCAAGTCGATCAACGAAGCGTTCGCGGACACGTTCGGCTACGACCAGACGGATGCAGTCGGAACGGAGCTTCGGACACTCCTCGCGCCGCCCGGAGCCAACTCCGAAGTCATCAGGACTGACTGGTGGGAACAGACCGGCCAGTCGGAGCAAGAGGTCAGGCGGACGACTGCATCAGGCGAGATACGGACCTACCTGTTCCGGAGTACCATCGTCACCCGTGACAGCAGCCAGCTGGAAGGGTACGGGATATACACCGACATCACTGAACGGAAGCGCCGCGAACAACAGCTGAAACACCAGAACGAGCGGCTTGACGAGTTTGTCAGTATCGTCAGCCACGACCTTCGGAACCCGTTGAACGTCGCATCCGGCCGCACCCACCTCCTGCTCGGCGACATCGAGGATGCGGCTGTTCGGGAGGGGTTACAGGAGGTCGCCGCGGCACACGAGCGGATGGCACGGATCCTCGATGACACGCTGACGCTCGCTCGTCAGGGGCGGGTCGTCGGAGAGACCACGAGCGTCTCCATCGAAGCCGTCGCAGCCGACGCGTGGCAACAGGTCGAAACCGGGGACGCAACGCTTACCATCGAAACCGACGCGACCATCGAGGCGGACGCCGAGCGCCTCCAGCAGCTATTCGAGAATCTCTACCGGAACGCCATCGAGCACGCGGGCGCGGAATGCACCGTCGTCGTGTCCGCGCCCGGGACACATGAGAACGGGTTCTCCATCGCCGACGACGGCCCCGGCATTTCACCGGATGACCGTGAGCTAGTGTTCGAACACGGCTACTCGACGAACTCGGACGGGACAGGATTTGGCCTGTCGATCGTTCAGAGCATCGCCGAAGCACACGGCTGGTCGGTCGCAGTCTCGGAGAGCGAGAGGGGCGGTGCGCGGTTCGATGTCCGCTGGTAA
- a CDS encoding DUF2249 domain-containing protein: MTSNHQPTEQIAALISETGAPGDAPTERLDVQSLGPPKPLKQTLERLADLDDDIVLVQFNDRAPQHLYPKLEDRGYEYESVETDDATVTVIWHR, from the coding sequence ATGACGTCGAACCACCAGCCAACAGAGCAAATCGCGGCCCTGATTTCGGAAACTGGTGCGCCCGGTGACGCGCCGACGGAACGCCTCGATGTGCAGTCGCTGGGGCCGCCAAAGCCGCTCAAGCAGACACTAGAGCGGCTTGCGGACCTTGACGACGACATCGTCCTCGTCCAGTTCAACGACCGCGCCCCACAGCACCTCTACCCGAAACTCGAGGACAGAGGATACGAGTACGAAAGTGTTGAGACCGACGACGCGACAGTGACAGTCATCTGGCACAGATGA
- a CDS encoding cupin domain-containing protein, whose protein sequence is MSESTVTETERATLDGDGDGRTRLFDGEPKTIRLTLDAGESIPAHKHPGRDIVFLLRSGAVDLTLGDETVSLSPGDVVRFDGDQDISPAATADSEALLVLASSE, encoded by the coding sequence ATGAGCGAATCTACCGTCACAGAAACGGAGCGAGCAACGCTCGACGGCGACGGGGACGGCCGGACGAGGTTGTTCGACGGGGAGCCAAAGACCATCCGGTTGACACTCGATGCGGGCGAGTCGATTCCGGCCCACAAGCATCCCGGTCGGGACATCGTGTTCCTCCTCCGTTCGGGCGCCGTGGACCTGACGCTCGGCGACGAGACGGTGTCGCTCTCTCCCGGCGACGTCGTCCGGTTCGACGGTGACCAGGACATCTCCCCCGCCGCAACGGCGGACAGCGAGGCACTGCTCGTTTTGGCGTCGTCGGAGTAG
- a CDS encoding toprim domain-containing protein, producing the protein MKWRCEWCGKPHEEDDPPCDNCGHGSFEEAVTQVNEEVVEGGPRWVCLDCGRQHQKNSPPCKRCGGSNFERRTGPPEDDPLDEIQTGWLDVLETKYAIGYAAVALLLGLIVLAAVGGITLPGFAAETPTGPPSIASPAGSGDTVDSLSLAEVEDTYVDVYNVRRSGVGGGTVSRNATIDDAAAYYNKGRVDARYDNAERPTREGVSRFPLPCDRPAVVSYEVAYDRTPQSLDRFRNETALATALVDSYLERGNRIQTSDAGLIGLDIHVGPDERVFVTYVLC; encoded by the coding sequence ATGAAATGGCGGTGCGAATGGTGTGGCAAACCCCACGAGGAGGACGACCCGCCGTGTGACAACTGCGGGCACGGCTCCTTCGAGGAAGCCGTGACGCAGGTCAACGAAGAGGTCGTCGAGGGCGGGCCCAGGTGGGTCTGTCTGGACTGCGGTCGCCAGCACCAGAAGAACTCCCCGCCGTGCAAACGCTGTGGCGGGAGTAACTTCGAGCGGCGGACGGGACCGCCGGAGGACGATCCGCTCGATGAGATACAGACCGGCTGGCTGGACGTGCTCGAAACGAAGTACGCGATCGGCTACGCCGCCGTGGCACTGCTGCTCGGCCTCATCGTGCTCGCTGCTGTGGGCGGTATCACGTTGCCGGGCTTTGCCGCCGAAACCCCCACCGGCCCACCGTCGATCGCGTCCCCTGCCGGAAGCGGCGACACCGTCGACTCGCTCTCGCTCGCCGAGGTCGAGGACACCTACGTCGACGTGTACAACGTCCGGCGGTCGGGCGTCGGCGGCGGAACAGTCTCGCGGAACGCGACCATCGACGACGCCGCGGCCTACTACAACAAGGGCCGCGTCGACGCGCGATACGACAACGCGGAGCGACCCACGCGAGAGGGAGTATCCCGGTTCCCGCTCCCCTGTGACCGCCCAGCAGTGGTCAGCTACGAGGTGGCCTACGACCGAACGCCGCAGTCACTCGACCGGTTCCGGAACGAGACGGCGCTGGCGACCGCGCTCGTCGACAGCTACCTCGAGCGGGGTAACAGGATTCAGACGTCAGACGCCGGACTGATCGGCCTCGATATCCACGTCGGTCCGGACGAACGCGTGTTCGTCACGTACGTGCTCTGCTAG
- a CDS encoding DUF7550 family protein: MADDHHEEDRPDYDPEHVELPAREPPLRSTAPQSPFTMSQVGTGLGVLLVGLVLTFGIALALA; this comes from the coding sequence ATGGCAGACGACCACCACGAAGAGGACCGGCCGGATTACGACCCTGAACACGTCGAACTGCCCGCGCGAGAACCGCCGCTTCGGTCGACGGCCCCACAGAGCCCGTTCACCATGTCGCAGGTCGGGACAGGGCTCGGCGTCCTGCTGGTCGGACTGGTGCTTACGTTCGGTATCGCGCTGGCGCTGGCCTGA
- a CDS encoding DNA-directed RNA polymerase subunit L produces MDLRVIDKSDTELSIEIAGEDHTFMNVIKGALLETAGVTAATYDVNPEQSGGQTDPVLTIKTEEGVDALEALEDGTDAVIEKADNFTDAFEAAA; encoded by the coding sequence ATGGACCTTCGCGTTATCGACAAATCCGACACGGAACTCTCTATCGAAATCGCCGGTGAGGACCACACGTTCATGAACGTCATCAAGGGAGCGCTGCTGGAGACAGCGGGCGTCACAGCGGCGACCTACGACGTGAACCCGGAACAATCCGGTGGCCAGACAGACCCAGTCCTGACCATCAAAACCGAGGAGGGCGTCGACGCGCTCGAAGCCCTCGAAGACGGGACTGACGCCGTCATCGAGAAGGCAGACAACTTCACTGACGCGTTCGAAGCCGCCGCGTAA
- a CDS encoding cytochrome c oxidase subunit 3, with product MSVSDEHADDGHGEHHLPATEDWPHGFGEASWWPFVTAIGGSGIYVSAALLVLSMGENALVSQTVGAGAMAGSVGLFLVGIYGWLYHAFVSDFWERGTDYHSDKTLKFAMLLFLGSEIATFGAGFVYYFIVRGGEVWAQAAVPEVFGSLVIVNTLILIASSVTLHYSHIALRNGNRSRFLKLLGTTLLLGIVFIGGQVYEYYEFIVHKGFSIGGGIYGSAFYGLTGLHGLHVTMGAVLLGIVFVRAYYGQYSAERHTSVSTASMYWHFVDIVWIFLVVVLYMGANLV from the coding sequence ATGAGTGTCTCCGATGAACACGCGGACGACGGGCACGGGGAGCACCACCTCCCGGCGACGGAGGACTGGCCCCACGGGTTCGGCGAGGCCAGCTGGTGGCCCTTTGTGACGGCGATCGGTGGTTCGGGCATCTACGTCAGCGCGGCCCTGCTCGTGCTTTCGATGGGCGAGAACGCACTTGTCAGCCAGACGGTCGGGGCGGGAGCGATGGCCGGGAGTGTCGGCCTCTTCCTCGTCGGCATCTACGGCTGGCTGTACCACGCCTTCGTCTCGGACTTCTGGGAGCGCGGGACGGACTACCACTCGGACAAGACGCTGAAGTTCGCCATGCTCCTGTTCCTCGGGAGCGAAATCGCCACCTTCGGCGCTGGCTTCGTGTACTACTTCATCGTGCGTGGCGGCGAAGTCTGGGCGCAGGCGGCAGTGCCAGAGGTGTTCGGCTCGCTGGTGATCGTCAACACGCTGATTCTGATCGCCAGCTCGGTGACGCTTCACTACAGCCACATCGCGCTCCGGAACGGAAACCGAAGCCGGTTCCTGAAGCTGCTGGGCACGACGCTGCTGCTGGGCATCGTCTTCATCGGCGGGCAGGTGTACGAGTACTACGAGTTCATCGTGCACAAGGGCTTCAGCATCGGTGGCGGCATCTACGGCTCCGCCTTCTACGGTCTGACGGGACTCCACGGCCTCCACGTCACGATGGGGGCCGTGCTTCTGGGTATCGTCTTCGTCCGCGCGTACTACGGTCAGTACTCGGCTGAACGGCACACCTCCGTCTCGACAGCGTCGATGTACTGGCACTTCGTCGACATCGTCTGGATCTTCCTCGTCGTCGTGCTCTACATGGGCGCGAACTTGGTGTAG
- the hisF gene encoding imidazole glycerol phosphate synthase subunit HisF, with product MTLTKRIIPCIDVDVDENGDAAVYTGVNFEDLEYTGDPVEMAKAYNESGADEFVFLDITASAEGRETMLDTVSAVADEVFIPLTVGGGIRTRDDIKETLRAGADKVSINSGAIAEPDLINEGAAAFGSQCIVISVDARRRFDDEGEYYTEVDGESCWFECTVKGGREGTGLDVVEWATEAEERGAGELFVNSIDADGTKDGYDIPLMQAVCDTVSTPVIASSGCGGPEDMEEVFVDAGADAGLAASIFHFGEYSIAETKEYLDSKGIPVRL from the coding sequence ATGACGCTCACGAAACGGATCATCCCCTGTATCGACGTCGACGTGGACGAGAACGGGGACGCGGCGGTGTACACGGGAGTCAACTTCGAGGACCTGGAGTACACTGGCGACCCGGTAGAGATGGCCAAGGCCTACAACGAGTCCGGCGCCGACGAGTTCGTCTTCCTGGACATCACCGCCTCCGCCGAGGGCCGCGAGACGATGCTCGATACAGTGTCGGCCGTGGCCGACGAGGTGTTCATCCCGCTGACCGTCGGCGGCGGCATCCGCACTCGTGACGACATCAAAGAGACGCTGCGGGCCGGTGCGGACAAGGTGTCGATCAACTCCGGCGCTATCGCCGAGCCCGACCTGATCAACGAGGGCGCGGCGGCCTTCGGGAGTCAGTGTATCGTCATCTCCGTCGACGCTCGCCGTCGCTTCGACGATGAGGGCGAGTACTACACCGAGGTCGACGGCGAGTCCTGCTGGTTCGAATGCACCGTCAAGGGGGGCCGCGAGGGAACCGGGCTGGACGTCGTCGAGTGGGCGACCGAAGCGGAGGAACGCGGGGCCGGCGAACTGTTCGTCAACTCCATCGACGCCGACGGGACGAAAGACGGCTACGACATCCCGCTGATGCAGGCCGTCTGTGATACCGTCTCGACGCCGGTCATCGCATCTTCGGGCTGTGGCGGCCCGGAAGACATGGAAGAGGTGTTCGTCGATGCCGGCGCGGACGCCGGTCTCGCTGCCTCCATCTTTCACTTCGGCGAGTACTCCATCGCCGAGACCAAGGAGTACCTCGACAGCAAGGGGATTCCGGTCCGACTGTAA
- the purL gene encoding phosphoribosylformylglycinamidine synthase subunit PurL, producing the protein MSLSDADHELVVEEIGREPTRAEAALFENLWSEHCAYRSSRPLLSAFDSEGDQVVIGPGDDAAVVSLPSHGDGEEMYITMGVESHNHPSYVDPFDGAATGVGGIVRDTLSMGAYPIALADCLYFGDFDREHSRYLFEGVVEGISHYGNCIGVPTVAGSVAFHDDYEGNPLVNVSCIGLLEPERTITAEAQEPGNKLVLVGNATGRDGLGGASFASEDLAEDAETEDRPAVQVGDPYAEKLLVECNEALLDEELVESARDLGAAGLGGASSELVAKGGLGARIELDRVHQREPNMNAMEILLAESQERMVYEVAPENVDRVAELAERYDLGCSVIGELTEPGTNYVCTFEGSETTVSDKSSGQRPRDSETVVDVDAEFLGEGAPMNDLPSDAPPKQERDLPTVSLDEAFEQIVGSPNCASKRWVYRQYDHEVQVRTSVLPGDDAALLAIREAGTGLAFSAGADPNWTDAAPYEGARAVALENATNVAAKGATPHAAVDCLNGGNPEKPDVYGGFKGIVDGLADMCSDLDVPVVGGNVSLYNDSQDGPIPPTPTLALVGVKEGYDAPPLSLSGEGTLVVVGDTALEGEADPRLGGSEYTAQFGGTDRFPALPADSTDVVETIVEVADADHVLASHDVSHGGLAVTLAEMVHEDAGASVGIGTTEHGTPARLLFNERPGRVVFETTDPAAVREAFDGVAPVTELGEANDSNGLDITVNDETLAYNAADIADLRSVIDDELA; encoded by the coding sequence ATGAGCCTGTCCGACGCGGACCACGAACTCGTGGTCGAGGAGATCGGTCGGGAGCCGACACGGGCGGAGGCCGCTCTCTTCGAGAACCTCTGGAGCGAACACTGCGCGTATCGCTCCTCTCGCCCCCTGCTGTCGGCGTTCGACTCCGAAGGCGATCAGGTCGTCATCGGCCCCGGCGACGACGCAGCCGTCGTCTCCCTGCCGTCCCACGGCGACGGCGAGGAGATGTACATCACGATGGGCGTCGAGTCCCACAACCACCCGTCCTACGTCGACCCGTTCGACGGGGCAGCGACCGGCGTGGGCGGGATCGTCCGCGACACGCTGTCGATGGGGGCCTACCCCATCGCGCTGGCTGACTGTCTGTACTTCGGCGATTTCGACCGTGAGCACTCCCGCTATCTCTTCGAGGGCGTCGTCGAGGGCATCTCCCACTACGGGAACTGCATCGGCGTCCCGACAGTGGCCGGCAGCGTCGCCTTCCACGACGACTACGAGGGGAACCCACTTGTGAACGTCTCCTGTATCGGCCTGCTGGAGCCCGAGCGGACCATCACTGCCGAAGCCCAGGAGCCGGGCAACAAGCTCGTTCTCGTCGGCAACGCGACGGGGCGAGACGGGCTCGGCGGGGCGTCCTTCGCCAGCGAGGACCTCGCGGAGGACGCTGAAACGGAGGACCGACCGGCCGTGCAGGTCGGCGACCCGTACGCGGAGAAGCTACTCGTCGAGTGCAACGAGGCGCTGCTGGACGAGGAACTCGTCGAGTCGGCCCGCGACCTTGGGGCCGCTGGCCTCGGCGGCGCGTCGTCCGAACTGGTCGCCAAGGGCGGCCTCGGCGCGCGCATCGAACTGGACCGCGTCCACCAGCGTGAACCGAACATGAACGCCATGGAGATTCTCCTCGCAGAGAGCCAGGAGCGGATGGTGTACGAGGTCGCGCCGGAGAACGTCGACCGCGTGGCCGAACTCGCCGAGCGATACGACCTCGGCTGTTCGGTCATCGGCGAACTCACCGAGCCGGGCACGAACTACGTCTGTACGTTCGAGGGGAGCGAGACAACTGTCTCGGACAAGTCGAGCGGGCAGCGCCCGCGAGACAGCGAGACAGTCGTCGACGTGGACGCGGAGTTCCTCGGTGAGGGCGCGCCGATGAACGACCTGCCCAGCGACGCGCCACCGAAACAGGAACGGGACCTGCCGACGGTGTCGCTGGACGAGGCGTTCGAGCAAATTGTCGGTAGTCCGAACTGCGCCTCCAAACGGTGGGTGTACCGCCAGTACGACCACGAGGTGCAGGTCCGAACGAGCGTCCTGCCCGGCGACGACGCCGCCCTGCTCGCAATCCGCGAAGCCGGGACCGGGCTGGCCTTTTCCGCCGGTGCGGACCCCAACTGGACCGACGCCGCGCCGTACGAAGGTGCACGCGCCGTCGCGCTGGAAAACGCCACGAACGTCGCCGCGAAGGGCGCGACACCCCATGCGGCTGTGGACTGTCTGAACGGCGGCAACCCCGAGAAACCGGACGTGTACGGCGGCTTCAAGGGTATCGTCGACGGCCTGGCGGATATGTGCAGTGACCTCGACGTGCCGGTCGTCGGCGGCAACGTCTCGCTGTACAACGATTCACAGGACGGGCCGATTCCGCCGACGCCGACGCTCGCACTGGTCGGAGTCAAGGAAGGCTACGACGCCCCGCCGCTGTCGCTGTCCGGCGAGGGAACGCTCGTCGTCGTCGGTGACACCGCGCTGGAAGGCGAGGCCGACCCGCGACTCGGCGGCTCCGAGTACACCGCGCAGTTCGGCGGGACCGACCGCTTCCCCGCCCTCCCGGCGGACTCAACGGACGTTGTCGAGACGATTGTCGAGGTCGCCGACGCCGACCACGTACTGGCGAGCCACGACGTGAGCCACGGCGGCCTCGCGGTAACGCTGGCCGAGATGGTCCACGAGGACGCCGGTGCGTCGGTCGGAATCGGGACCACCGAGCACGGTACCCCGGCTCGACTCCTGTTCAACGAGCGGCCCGGCCGGGTCGTGTTCGAGACGACCGACCCGGCGGCGGTCCGGGAGGCCTTCGACGGCGTCGCCCCAGTGACGGAACTGGGCGAGGCGAACGACTCGAACGGACTCGATATTACGGTCAACGACGAGACGCTGGCGTACAACGCTGCGGACATCGCCGACCTGCGGTCGGTCATCGACGACGAACTGGCCTGA